The Synechococcus sp. RS9909 genomic interval TGGCGGAACATCTGCGCAGCGAATCCGTGCTGCAGGTGGCCGGCACGGTGCGCGCCAGACCGGAAGAGTCGCGGAATGAACGCCTCACCACCGGTGATGTGGAAGTGCTGGCCAGCAGCATCACCGTGCTCAATGGCGTGAAAGGCACCCTGCCCTTCCCGGTGTCGATTCACGACGAGGAAAACACCCGCGAGGAACTGCGCCTGCGCCATCGCTATCTCGATCTGCGCCGCAAGCGCATGAACGACAACCTGCGCCTGCGCGCCCACACGATCCAGACCGCGCGGCGCTTCCTCGAAGACGAGGGGTTCATCGAAGTGGAGACCCCGGTGTTGACGCGCTCCACCCCGGAAGGCGCTCGCGACTACATCCTGCCGAGCCGGGTGTGTGGCGGTGAGTGGTTCGCCCTGCCCCAATCGCCCCAGCTGTTCAAGCAACTGCTGATGGTGGGTGGCATCGAGCGGTACTACCAGGTGGCCCGCTGCTTCCGGGACGAAGACCTGCGTGCCGATCGGCAGCCGGAATTCACCCAGCTGGATATGGAGATGAGCTTCATGGATCAGGACGAGATCCTTGATCTGAACGAGCGCCTGATCAGCAGCATCTGGAAGGCCGTGAAGGGCGTGGAGCTGCCCCGTCCCTTTCCGCGGATGACGTGGCACGACGCCATGGAGCGCTACGGCACCGACCGGCCCGACACCCGCTACGGCATGGAGCTCACCAATGTGAGCGACATCGTGGCCAGCATGGGCTTCAAAGTATTCAGCGGTGCCGTCAAGGCCGGCGGTTCGGTGAAATGCATCGCCGTGCCCGGCGGCAACGACGCCGTGAGCAATGTGCGCATCAAACCCGGTGGCGATGTATTCAGTGAGGCCCAGCAGGCGGGCGCCGGCGGCCTCGCCTTCATCCGGGTGCGCGAAGGCGGCGACATCGACACGATCGGCGCCATCAAAGACAACCTCTCTGAAGAACAAAAGCAGGAGCTGCTCAGCCGCACCGGCGCCGAGGCCGGCACCCTGCTGCTGTTCGGCGCCGGCGACACCGCCACGGTGAACAAGGCCCTGGATCGGGTGCGCCAGGTCCTGGCCAGAGAGCTGGGCCTGGTGCCAGCGGATCGCAACAACGATCAGTGGAATTTCCTCTGGGTCGTGGATTTCCCCATGTTCGAGTTCAACGCCGATGAGAACCGCCTCGAAGCGCTGCATCACCCCTTCTGCGCGCCCAACGGCAACGATCTGGGCAGCGATCCGGCCGCCTGGGCCGAGACCCTGCCCGGCGCCCGCGCCCAGGCCTACGACCTGGTGCTCAACGGCCTCGAACTGGGCGGCGGCTCCTTGCGCATCCATGATTCAGCCCTGCAGCGCCAGGTGCTGAAGACCATCGGCCTGCCGGAAGCCGAAGCAAAGGAGCAGTTCGGCTTCCTGATCGAGGCCCTCGACATGGGGGCGCCACCGCACGGCGGCCTGGCCTTCGGCCTCGATCGGATGGTGATGTTGCTCGCTGGCGAAGAATCCATCCGCGACACCATCGCCTTCCCGAAAACGCAGCAGGCACGGTGCCTGATGACCGCCGCACCCGCCGGCGTCTCCGACCGTCAGCTTGAAGAGCTGCACGTAGCCAGCACCTGGGTGGATCCCGAATAGATTCCGCTCATTCCAGCCACCGGCAGCGATCCGGCGAAACCCTGAAGGCATTCAGGCGACTGGCTGTTGACCACAAGCGAACGATCGACCGGCGTCAGCCGGAGTCGCGCCGGTGCCGGCAACGACCTGTTGCGCCTGTATCTCCAGGACATCGGCCGGGTGAACCTGCTCAGCAATGAGGAGGAGGTGCTGCTGGCCCGGCAGGTGCAACGCCGGGAGCAGCTCCTGCGACAGGAGCGGGAGCTGGCTGAAGCGCATCCGGTTCTGCGCCGTTTGCTGGAGCTGGAGGAACTGCAGCAGCGGGAAGCCAATCACCACTGCCACTGGCCGACCCGCCAGGAATGGGCCCGGGCGGCAGGGATGAGCGTGGCCGAACTCCAGACGATCCTGAACGAGGGCTACGGCACCTGGAGCCGCCTGATCGAGCTGGAGCCATGCACGTTGAAAGCCCAGCTGCGCGATGGACGCCGCGCGCGCGACCGGATGATCGCTGCCAACCTGCGCCTGGTGGTGACGGTGGCGAAGAAGTATCAGCAGCGGGGTCTGGAACTCCTGGATCTGGTGCAGGAGGGCACGCTGGGCCTGGAGCGCGCGGTGGAGAAATTTGATCCCACCCGCGGTTTCCGCTTCAGCACCTACGCCTACTGGTGGATTCGCCAGGGCATCACCCGGGCGATTGCCACCCAGAGCCGCACGATCCGCCTGCCGGTGCATGTGACGGAGAAGCTCAACAGGATCAAACGGGTGCAGCAGGAAATCGCCAGTCAGGAGGGCCGGATCGCCACCCTCACCGACCTGGCCCAGAAGCTGGGGCTCAGCGAGGAGACCGTGCGCCTCACCCTGATGCGTGTGCCCCGCTCCGTGTCTCTGGAGCTGCGGGTGGGCAAGGAACAGGACACCCAGCTCGGTGATCTGCTGGAAGACGGCAAGGCGACCCCGGAGCAGGAACTGACCCGCGATGCCCTGCATCACGATCTAGAGCACCTGCTCGATGAACTCACCGATCGGGAAGCGGCGGTGATCCGGCTGCGCTTCGGGCTGGACAACGACACCCCCTGCACCCTGGCGCAAATCGGTGAAACGATGGCCCTCTCGCGCGAGCGGGTGCGACAGATCGAGACCCGGGCCCTGCTCAAACTGCGCCAGCCCCAGCGGCGCTGCAAGGTGCGCGATTACATCCAGGGTCTGGATTCCTGAGCGGAAGCGGCCCAGCGGCGCTAACAAGTGTTCAGACCGTCGCACCTGACATGGCCAGCGCTCCCTCGATCGACATCGGCATTGCCACCAGCCAGCGTGAAGAGATTGCCGCCGGGCTCAGCCGCCTGCTGGCCGACACCTATGTGTTGTATGGCAAAACCCACGGCTTTCACTGGAACGTGACCGGGCCGATGTTCAACACGCTCCACCTGATGTTCATGGAGCAATACACCGAGCTCTGGAACGCCCTCGACGTGATCGCCGAACGGATCCGCGCCCTCGGCGTGGTCGCTCCCCATGGCGGCAGCACCCTGGCCGGGCTGGCCTCAATCCAGGAAGCGGATCAGCAGCCGGCAGCGCTCGCCATGGTGCGCGAACTGGTGGCAGGCCATGAAGCGGTGGCCCGCACGGCCCGCAGTGTGTTTCCCCTGGCCGATGCCGCCAGCGATGAACCCACGGCCGATCTGCTCACGCAGCGGCTGCAGATTCACGAGAAAACGGCCTGGATGCTGCGCAGCCTTCTGGAAGCGTGATCCCCAGAGGGCGCTCGGTACATTGAAGAGTCGCCCGGGGGGTCATGGCCAAATTCGTCTTCGTCACCGGTGGCGTGGTCTCCAGCATCGGCAAGGGAATCGTGGCCGCCAGCCTGGGGCGCCTGCTCAAATCCCGCGGCTACAACGTTTCGATCCTGAAGCTGGATCCCTATCTGAATGTGGATCCGGGCACGATGAGTCCGTTTCAGCATGGTGAGGTGTTCGTCACGGAAGACGGCGCCGAAACCGACCTCGACCTGGGCCATTACGAGCGCTTCACCGACACGGCGATGTCGCGCCTCAACAGCGTGACCACCGGTTCGATCTACCAAGCGGTGATCAACAAGGAACGGCGGGGCGACTACAACGGCGGCACAGTGCAGGTGATCCCCCACATCACCGGTGAGATTCGCGAACGCATCCATCGCGTCGCCGCCAACTCAGGCGCCGACGTGGTGATCACCGAGATCGGCGGCACCGTGGGCGACATCGAATCGCTGCCTTTTCTGGAAGCGATCCGAGAGTTCCGGGGCGATGTGGGCCGGCATGACCTGGCCTACATCCATGTGACCCTGCTGCCCTACATCGGCACCTCGGGGGAACTGAAAACCAAACCCACCCAGCACTCGGTGAAGGAGCTGCGCTCCATCGGTATCCAGCCCGATCTACTCGTGTGCCGCAGCGACCGGGAGATCAACGACGAACTCAAACGCAAGATCGGCGGCTTCTGCGGAGTGCCGCAGCGGGCCGTGATTCCCTCGCTCGACGCCGACAGCATCTACGCCGTGCCCCTGACCCTCGAGGAGGAGGGCCTCTGCCGCGAGGTGCTGGATGTGCTGCAACTCACTGATCATGAGAGCGACATGACCGGCTGGTCCCAGCTGGTGCACAAGCTGCGCAACCCCGGCCCCGCCGTGAAGGTGGCGCTGGTGGGGAAGTATGTGCAGCTCAACGATGCCTACCTGTCGGTGGTGGAAGCGTTGCGCCACGCCTGCCTGGCCCAGGATGCCTCCCTGGATCTGCACTGGGTCTGCGCTGAGGAGATCGAGGGCCGCGGGCCCGAGCCTCTACTGCAGGGCATGGATGCGGTGGTGGTGCCCGGTGGCTTCGGCAACCGGGGGGTGGATGGCAAGGTGGCGGCGATTCGCTGGGCCCGTGAACAGCGGGTGCCCTTCCTGGGCCTCTGCCTTGGCATGCAAACCGCCGTGATCGAGTGGGCCCGCAACCAGGCGGGGCTGAGCGGCGCCTCCAGCGCCGAGCTGGATCCGGGCACGACCCATCCGGTGATTCACCTGCTGCCCGAACAACAGGATGTGGTGGATCTGGGGGGCACGATGCGACTCGGTGTGTATCCCTGCCGTCTGGCGCCGGGCACGATGGCCGCGCGGCTGTATGGCGCCGAGGTGGTGTACGAGCGGCATCGCCACCGCTACGAATTCAACAACGCCTATCGCAGCCTGTTCCTGGAATCGGGCTATGCGATCAGCGGCACCTCACCGGATGGGCGCCTGGTGGAACTGATCGAACTGCCGGATCATCCCTTCTTCACCGCTTGCCAGTACCACCCGGAATTTCTCTCCCGGCCAGGGCGCCCCCATCCCCTCTTCCGCGGCCTGATCGAAGCAGCGCAGCAGCGGTTGGCATGAGCGCAACGCTGCCCGTGGTGGAAACCTTCCACTCCCTGCAAGGGGAGGGTCTCCATGCCGGCAGAAGCGCCTTTTTCATTCGCCTCGGGGGCTGTGACGTGGGCTGCAGCTGGTGCGATACCAAACACTCCTGGCCAGCGGAGGCCCATCCGAAACGCAGCGTCGACAGCCTCGCCGCTGCCACAGCAGAAGCGGCCCATGCAGGAGCCGCCTTTGTGGTGCTCACCGGCGGTGAACCGCTGCACCACCAACTCGACGCCCTCACCGCAGCGATCCGGCGCATCTGCAGCCTTCCCGTGCATCTGGAAACCAGTGGCGTGGATCCCCTCAGCGGTGCACCCGACTGGGTCACCCTTTCCCCCAAGCGCCATCGCCCGCCACGTGCCGAGGTGCTGCAAGCCTGTGATGAACTCAAGGTGGTGGTGCACGAGCCGGCGGATCTGCTCTTCGCGGAGGTGGTGGCAACCCAGGCACCCCAGGCCACCTGGCTGCTTCAACCGGGATGGAGCAGCGAGGCAGGACAGGAGCTGGCGACGGACATGGTGCGCGGCAACCCGCGTTGGCGCCTCAGCCTCCAAAGCCACAAGTGGCTTGGGGTGCGTTGAAAGATCTGGTCATCGACGCAGCACGCCTGGCCTCAAACGCGCGGTGACTCGCGTCTTCCTTCGCATAAAATGATCCCGTTGACGCCGTCTATTTATTTTGGGCATTTTCGGACTCTCCCTTCCTGACTTGGAAATCTCGGGTGATTTCGACACTTACCGGCCCGAACAACCCATCCCTGCTGATCTCTACGGCTTGCTGCCGCAACTGCAGTGGTACGGGGGCTCAGCCTGCTTCCCCACCGCCGTCACCAATGCCCTGGCAGGCATGGCCGCCTGGCACGAAACGCCCGAACTGCTGGTGAGCGGAACCGATCGACACAACGGCCTGCTGAACACACGGCTCGCACTCGGCGACGCTCTGGAGACAACACCAGGAGGCACGAATTCAGACAATTACCTCTCAGGAATCCATCACTATTTCTCAGACCGGGGAGTGGCAAACGACTTTTCGGCTTCCTGGAATCCTAATTCAGGCACGCAACTCAATGTTTTCTCAGAGTTGGTGGCCGCCTTTGCTAAAGGGCCGGTAGTTTTCCATGACGATTACACGAGTGGAGGCGGTCACGCCCTCACAGGCATTGGCCTTGAGCTGAATGACAGCAACAACAACATGCGGATCGACCGCGGCGAAGCCTATGCGGTGATCATCGACCCCCTCAATCCAACCAAGACTTATTCACCCGACGCAATCAATCGCGCCGGCTTAACTGAAGCCGAGGCTATCGATCTCTGGAACACCACCATTCAGGCCAGACCCAATGCTGAGCCCTTCTTGCAGAGAGTGGAAATTTACCAGGATTTTGATCGCACCGAAAACCCAGGCATTCTGACTTTCAACTACGACCAAACAGCGATCCTCCCCTCGGCAACGATAGACATTGCCAACGGCCAGCCGCAGTTCAACACAGACGAGATCTGGTCGACAAAGGAGTTTTCAGGCGGCAAGGAAGGAAGTCTCTACGGCTTTGTTGGTCTGCAACGCAGCGAACTGCCCGACAACCTCAACAACTCGATTCAACCCACCGATCGCGAGACGGTGGTATTCAACTTCACAAACTTCATCACGAACAATCAGGTTGCCGTTGATCTCTTCAGCTATTTCAATGAATCATCTGAGTTCTCCAACGACCTGAGCTTCTACCAAGTGGCCGACACGCAAGGGTCCGTTTTTGATCCAATCAGCGGCGCACGGCTGTCTCCTGGCGACGCTGGCTACCGTGAGGCTGCACTGGTGCTGGCGCAAATCTTTGAGGCTGCGCCGAAGCTGGCGCAAACCTTTGAGGTCAGAGACAGCAGCAACGACGACCTCAGCGGTCGCATCTCTCAGGACGCCGCCCAGATGGGCAGCTTTTCCTTCGCCATCGAAGCCCTCGATGACACGGCCCTGATCGCTCCACTCGTGACGACCTCAGCCGGTGACACCTGGACACCATTTGCTGAAGCCAATCGCGATGGTCTCAACCATTTCCAGTGGGCAGGTGGTCTCTCCTTTCAAGTCGAGGATCAATTCGGTCTTGGCGATGGCGACTTCAATGATCTTCAGGCGGTGTTCACCCCTTTGGAGATCAACGGCATCGCCTGAACGACCTCAGCTGACCCCGATCACAGCTGCACCGCTGGCTGCTGGAGGGTCTCGGCCTTCCAGAGGCGCCAGCGCAGGGCGAGGTTGGCGGGCAGATCCACCACGATCGGCCAGGAGGCGTTGTAAGGCACCAGATCGGGCTGCTTGCCGAGGGAGAGAAAGGAAGGCTCGGGCTTCTGATCCGGCGGGCAGGCCTTACGGGTGCTGACGACCATCACAGGGCCTTTCACTTCAAACAGGGCCCGTCCCGACGCCTGCGGCAGGCGGCGCATCGTCAGACCAGGCCCCGACAGACGCTGCAGGTTGCAATCCAGCATCACCTCCCGGCCCACGATCAGCTGGATGCGCCAATCGATCGGGTTGGCAGAAATCCTCGGATCCGAGCTCTTCGGCAGCAGGCCGGAGGGCTGGATCACCCACCGCTTCAGACCGGGGGCCGGCGCAGGATACCCACTCAGATCGAGGCGGGGGATCGCCTTTGCAGGTGGTGCCATGGCTGCCGCAGCGGCAGCCAGCAGGGCCAGACCCTGCAAACCCACACGCTTTGCGCTTGATGCGTGGAAGCAACGTCTGGCCATGACCCCTGCGGCAACAGAATGCCAAGCATGACCGATTCCATCGCGATTGCCCTCCTCTCGGGCGGGCTTGATTCCGCCACCGCCGCCGCCCTGGCCATCGAAGCCGGGCAAAGGGTGATCGGCCTCTCCTTCGACTACGGCCAGCGCCATCGCCGGGAGCTGGAGGCCGCCCGCCATCTGGCCAACAGCCTCGGCCTGGAGGAACACCACACGCTCGCCGTCAACCTGGCCAGCTGGGGTGGCTCCTCACTGACCGACCGCCGCCAGGAGCTGCCCATAGAGGGGGTGCAGCAGGGTGTGATTCCCTCCACCTATGTGCCTGGGCGAAACACCGTGTTCATCGCCATCGGCCTCAGCCTGGCCGAAACCCGTGGGGCTGATCAGCTTGTGCTGGGCGTGAATGCCGTGGATTACTCCGGTTACCCCGACTGCCGACCCGACTATCTGGCCGCTTTTCAAACCCTGGCCAATCTGAGCAGTCGCGCTGGGCTGGAAGGTCGGGGTCCACGACTCTGGGCACCGCTGGTGGAATGGAGCAAACAGCGGATCGTGGAGGAGGCGCTGAGGTTGGGGGTGCCCATTGAGCAGACCTGGAGTTGCTATAGCGGCGGCGCCGTGGCCTGCGGAGTGTGCGACAGCTGCCGGATCCGTGATGAGGCCCTGAGGGCCGCCGGACGTCCCGATCTCTGCAGCCCTGGCACACCATGAGCAGCGGCATGGCCAGCTGCCCCGGGTTGATCCGCAAGGCCTGTCCGTGGCTGGAGCCGGATCTGCTCGCCCAGGCCCTGGCCCGCGACCACGGCGAGGAAGGGCTGATCTGGCTCGATGGCGATGGCAGCGCGCTGGGACGCTGGCTCACCCTGGCGGTACAACCGCTGGAGCAGCATTGTTGCCGCGGCCTTCCGGGCGATCCAGACGCCCGGAACCCGTTTGAGAGCCTGCGCAGGCTGCCCCCGGGCCACTGGACCGGCTGGCTCAGCTACGACGCGGCCGCCTGGCTCGAACCGGGCCAACCCTGGCGACCCGATGCGATGGCCAGCCTCTGGATCGCCCGGCACGACCCGGTGCTGCGCTTCGATCTGCAGCAACAGGAGCTGTGGCTGGAGGGCCTCGATCCCGTTCGTCATGGCGCCATGGCGCACTGGCTGGAGAGCCTGCCTCGCTCCGCTGCATCAGCCCAGGCCCCCGTCCCCGCCCACAGCCCCTGGCAACACCACAGCGATCGCCGTGGCTTCATGGCCGGGGTGCAACACATCCGCGAACTGATCAGCGCCGGCGATCTGTTTCAGGCCAATCTCACCACCTGCAGCAGCACGCAACTGCTGGAGCCGATCAGCAACCTGGCCCTGTTCACACGCCTGCGCCAGCGCTGCCCCGCCCCCTTTGCTGGCCTGGTGGTGGGGGCGGGCGACGCCGCCGGTGAGGCGATTCTGTCGACATCACCCGAGCGGTTCCTCTGCGTGGGGCCCGACGGTTGGGTGGAGACCCGCCCGATCAAAGGCACCCGGCCCAGGCATCCCGATCCGGAACGGGATGCGGATCTGGCGGCGGAGCTGATCTGCAGCAGCAAGGACCGGGCCGAGAACGTGATGATCGTGGACCTGCTGCGCAACGACCTCGGCCGGGTGTGCCGACCGGGGTCGGTGCAGGTGCCGCAACTGGTGGGGCTGGAGAGCTACGCGCGCGTGCATCACCTCACCTCCGTGGTCACCGGTCAACTCCAGGACGGCGCCGACTGGGTGGATCTGCTGGAAGCCTGCTGGCCGGGCGGCTCGATCAGTGGCGCCCCGAAACTGCGCGCCTGCCAGCGCCTCGGCGAACTGGAGCCGGTGGGGCGCGGTCCTTACTGCGGTTCGCTGCTGCGCCTCGATTGGGATGGTCGCCTCGACAGCAACATCCTCATCCGCACCGTGTTGCGCCGCCGCGACCAGCTCCGGGTGCATGCCGGATGCGGCATCGTTGCCGATTCCGATCCAGCCACAGAAGCCGACGAACTGGATTGGAAGCTGCTGCCCCTGCTGGAGGCCCTGGCATGATCAGCTGGTGCAACGGCGCCTGGGGCAGCGACCAGGAGCTGATGCTGCCCCTCAGCGACCGGGGCCTGCAGCTGGCGGACGGCCTGTTTGAAACGGTGCTCGTGCAGGGCGGCCGCCCCAGGCTTCTGGACGCGCACCTGCAGCGCTGGCACACCAGTGCCGCCCAGCTCGGCATGGCGGCACCCCCGAAGGCGGAATGGCTGAAGGGCCTGATCGCAGAAGCGATGGCCCGCAGCGGCATCGGCAGCGGCTGCGGCGCCCTGCGGCTCAACTGGAGCCGAGGGGATGGCCCGGAACGCGGCATCGACCTCCCGCAAGGCGATCCCTCAGCCGACTCCCACCGCTTCTGGTTGAGCCTGCACCCCCACACACCACACTTCAGCGCCGTGGCCGCCTGGATCAGTCGCCATGAACGCCGGAACGCCTCCAGCCGCTTGAGCCGCTGCAAAAGCTTCGCCTACGACCAGGCGATCCAGGCGCGGCGAGAAGCTCAGCAGCAGGGTGCCGATGAGGCCCTGCTGCTGAGCACCTCAGGAGAGCTCTGCTGCGGCAGCACGGCCAATCTGCTGGTGAAACGTGGGGAAGCCTGGTGGACGCCACCCCTCAGCAGCGGCTGTTTGCCGGGGGTAATGCGCGGCCGGGCACTGGCGCTGGGCCTTGCGCGCGAACAACGCCTGGACCCCCAGCCCGATCCCAACGACGCCTGGCTGCTGATCAACAGCCTGGGCTGCCGCCCCCTGCGCAGCGTGGATGGCCAGCCCCTGAACGCCCAGGTGGATGCGCGCGCCCTCTGGACCAGGCTTCTCGATCAGGGCGATCAGGGATGACCCTGTGGCGCGATCCGCCAGTTCTGTCAATCCTGGGAGGACACCAACGACAGCCATGGAACTGAAGCGGGATCTGGGGGTCAGCACCCTCATCCTGGCGGTGGTGACCAGCACGATCGGATCGGGCTGGCTCTTCGCGCCGTATTTCTCCGCCCGCAGCGCCGGGCCAGCCAGTTTGGTGGCCTGGGTCGCCGGTGGCGCCATGGCCTTCGTGCTGGCCCTGGTGTTCGCCGAACTCGGCGCCCTGGTCAACAGCTCCGGTGCCCTGGCCCAGATCCCCATGCTCAGCCATGGCCGCCTTTCCGGCTTCATCGGCGGCTGGAGCGCCTGGATCTCCTATGTGTCCCTCCCCACGATCGAAGTGCTCGCCCTGCTCCAGTACCTGGCCAGCAGCCTGCCCTGGCTCACCCGCGACCAGGGAACCCTGCAGGTGCTCAGCGGCGCCGGTCAACTGGTGGCTGTGGTTCTGCTGGTGCTGTTCACCTGGATCAACCTGGCCGGCGTCAGCCGACTCGCCCACTGGATCGACAGCCTCACGATCTGGAAACTGATCGTGCCGGTGCTGGTGTCGGTGACCCTGATGCTGCTCTCGGGCCACTGGGGCAATCTGGGCGTGAAAGTGACGATGGGGCAAGGTGCCCTGGTGGATGCGATCGGCAGCGGCGGCATTCTCTTCAGCCTGCTGGGCTTCCGTACGGCGATGGATCTGGCCGGCGAAGCGCGCCGCCCCCAGCGCGATGTGCCCCTGGCGATGGGGGTTGGCCTCGGCCTGTGCCTGGTGATCTACCTGATCCTGCAACTGGCCTTCCTCGTGAGCGTGCCCCAGGCCGATCTCCAGAGCGGCTGGACCGCACTGACCCTCACGGCCCATGGCGGCCCGATGGTGGCCCTCGCCCTCGGACTGGGCCTGGGCTGGGTGGCCACCCTGCTGCTGATCGATGCGGTGATCTCACCGGGAGCCACGGCCCTCACCTATGTGGGGGTGTCGGCGCGGGTGAGCTGGATGATGGGGGAGTGCGGCCTGTTGCCGAAAGGACTTGGACGGCTCAACAGCCGCGGCGTTCCCCACTGGGCTCTGATCAGCAGCCTGGTGGTGGGCTCCGCCCTGCTCTGGATCGGGCCGAGCTGGCAGACCGTGGTGAGCTTTCTCACCTCCACCCTGGTGATCGCCCTGGCCATGGGTCCCGTCAGCCTGCTGGCCCTGCGCCGGCAGCTACCGGCGGAACAGCGACCGTTCCGGATTCCCCAGGCCACCCTGCTGTGCAGCATCGCCTTTGTGATGGCGACCTGGGCCACCAGCTGGTGCGGTCGCCAGGCGCTCGAAGGCGCGGTGACCGTGATCCTGATCCCCACCCTGATCTATGCGGTGAACCGCTGGCGCCAGCACCAACCGATCGACCTGCGCTCCGGCCTGTGGTGGGCCCTCTATCTGGGGGTGCTGCTACTCGACATGGAGCTCTTCAGCAATGGGCAGCCGCTGGAACTCCCGGCACTGATGCACATGCTCGTGCTGGCAGGCCTGGCGCTGCTGATCCTGCCCCTGGCGGTGAACAGCGCTCTGCCCGAGATCTCGCGCCATGCCCTCACCAACCTGGGACAAGCCGAGCACGCACCCTGATCCTCAAGACTGATGATCCGCCGCCGCAACGGTTTGCGACTGGATCGACGCACCTTTCTGCTCGGGGCCGGCCTCAGCGGCATCGGCCTGTTGGGGCCAGGGCGCCCCGCCTCGGCCCAGGCGGCCGCGCCGGCCTCACCGCGCAGCTGCCGGCCCGCCGACCCACTCCAGGCCCTGCGCGACGGCAACGCCCGCTTCGCCGCCGCCTGGCAGCAGGCAGACCAGGCCCGCAGCGCCGACGCCCGCGCCCAGCGGATGGCCGCACTCTGGAGTGGGCACTGTTTCGTACCGGCCAGCGTGCTGACACAGGGCCAGGCCCCCTGGGCCACCGTGCTCACCTGCGCCGACTCACGCGTGGCCCCGGAATGGATCTTTGATGCCGCCCCCGCCGACCTGTTTGTGATCCGCAGTGCTGGCAACACCGCCTTCGCTGCTGCGATCGCCTCGGTGGAATTCAGCGTGCTGGAGCTGGCCACACCCCTGGTGATGG includes:
- a CDS encoding RNA polymerase sigma factor, RpoD/SigA family, which codes for MTTSERSTGVSRSRAGAGNDLLRLYLQDIGRVNLLSNEEEVLLARQVQRREQLLRQERELAEAHPVLRRLLELEELQQREANHHCHWPTRQEWARAAGMSVAELQTILNEGYGTWSRLIELEPCTLKAQLRDGRRARDRMIAANLRLVVTVAKKYQQRGLELLDLVQEGTLGLERAVEKFDPTRGFRFSTYAYWWIRQGITRAIATQSRTIRLPVHVTEKLNRIKRVQQEIASQEGRIATLTDLAQKLGLSEETVRLTLMRVPRSVSLELRVGKEQDTQLGDLLEDGKATPEQELTRDALHHDLEHLLDELTDREAAVIRLRFGLDNDTPCTLAQIGETMALSRERVRQIETRALLKLRQPQRRCKVRDYIQGLDS
- the aspS gene encoding aspartate--tRNA ligase, producing MRSNGCGDLRKQQIDDQVQLCGWVDRRRDHGGVIFIDLRDRSGTVQVTVDPDLGAEAFAVAEHLRSESVLQVAGTVRARPEESRNERLTTGDVEVLASSITVLNGVKGTLPFPVSIHDEENTREELRLRHRYLDLRRKRMNDNLRLRAHTIQTARRFLEDEGFIEVETPVLTRSTPEGARDYILPSRVCGGEWFALPQSPQLFKQLLMVGGIERYYQVARCFRDEDLRADRQPEFTQLDMEMSFMDQDEILDLNERLISSIWKAVKGVELPRPFPRMTWHDAMERYGTDRPDTRYGMELTNVSDIVASMGFKVFSGAVKAGGSVKCIAVPGGNDAVSNVRIKPGGDVFSEAQQAGAGGLAFIRVREGGDIDTIGAIKDNLSEEQKQELLSRTGAEAGTLLLFGAGDTATVNKALDRVRQVLARELGLVPADRNNDQWNFLWVVDFPMFEFNADENRLEALHHPFCAPNGNDLGSDPAAWAETLPGARAQAYDLVLNGLELGGGSLRIHDSALQRQVLKTIGLPEAEAKEQFGFLIEALDMGAPPHGGLAFGLDRMVMLLAGEESIRDTIAFPKTQQARCLMTAAPAGVSDRQLEELHVASTWVDPE
- a CDS encoding Dps family protein — translated: MASAPSIDIGIATSQREEIAAGLSRLLADTYVLYGKTHGFHWNVTGPMFNTLHLMFMEQYTELWNALDVIAERIRALGVVAPHGGSTLAGLASIQEADQQPAALAMVRELVAGHEAVARTARSVFPLADAASDEPTADLLTQRLQIHEKTAWMLRSLLEA
- a CDS encoding ecotin family protein encodes the protein MAPPAKAIPRLDLSGYPAPAPGLKRWVIQPSGLLPKSSDPRISANPIDWRIQLIVGREVMLDCNLQRLSGPGLTMRRLPQASGRALFEVKGPVMVVSTRKACPPDQKPEPSFLSLGKQPDLVPYNASWPIVVDLPANLALRWRLWKAETLQQPAVQL
- a CDS encoding CTP synthase is translated as MAKFVFVTGGVVSSIGKGIVAASLGRLLKSRGYNVSILKLDPYLNVDPGTMSPFQHGEVFVTEDGAETDLDLGHYERFTDTAMSRLNSVTTGSIYQAVINKERRGDYNGGTVQVIPHITGEIRERIHRVAANSGADVVITEIGGTVGDIESLPFLEAIREFRGDVGRHDLAYIHVTLLPYIGTSGELKTKPTQHSVKELRSIGIQPDLLVCRSDREINDELKRKIGGFCGVPQRAVIPSLDADSIYAVPLTLEEEGLCREVLDVLQLTDHESDMTGWSQLVHKLRNPGPAVKVALVGKYVQLNDAYLSVVEALRHACLAQDASLDLHWVCAEEIEGRGPEPLLQGMDAVVVPGGFGNRGVDGKVAAIRWAREQRVPFLGLCLGMQTAVIEWARNQAGLSGASSAELDPGTTHPVIHLLPEQQDVVDLGGTMRLGVYPCRLAPGTMAARLYGAEVVYERHRHRYEFNNAYRSLFLESGYAISGTSPDGRLVELIELPDHPFFTACQYHPEFLSRPGRPHPLFRGLIEAAQQRLA
- the queC gene encoding 7-cyano-7-deazaguanine synthase QueC — translated: MTDSIAIALLSGGLDSATAAALAIEAGQRVIGLSFDYGQRHRRELEAARHLANSLGLEEHHTLAVNLASWGGSSLTDRRQELPIEGVQQGVIPSTYVPGRNTVFIAIGLSLAETRGADQLVLGVNAVDYSGYPDCRPDYLAAFQTLANLSSRAGLEGRGPRLWAPLVEWSKQRIVEEALRLGVPIEQTWSCYSGGAVACGVCDSCRIRDEALRAAGRPDLCSPGTP
- a CDS encoding anthranilate synthase component I family protein gives rise to the protein MSSGMASCPGLIRKACPWLEPDLLAQALARDHGEEGLIWLDGDGSALGRWLTLAVQPLEQHCCRGLPGDPDARNPFESLRRLPPGHWTGWLSYDAAAWLEPGQPWRPDAMASLWIARHDPVLRFDLQQQELWLEGLDPVRHGAMAHWLESLPRSAASAQAPVPAHSPWQHHSDRRGFMAGVQHIRELISAGDLFQANLTTCSSTQLLEPISNLALFTRLRQRCPAPFAGLVVGAGDAAGEAILSTSPERFLCVGPDGWVETRPIKGTRPRHPDPERDADLAAELICSSKDRAENVMIVDLLRNDLGRVCRPGSVQVPQLVGLESYARVHHLTSVVTGQLQDGADWVDLLEACWPGGSISGAPKLRACQRLGELEPVGRGPYCGSLLRLDWDGRLDSNILIRTVLRRRDQLRVHAGCGIVADSDPATEADELDWKLLPLLEALA
- a CDS encoding 7-carboxy-7-deazaguanine synthase QueE; this translates as MSATLPVVETFHSLQGEGLHAGRSAFFIRLGGCDVGCSWCDTKHSWPAEAHPKRSVDSLAAATAEAAHAGAAFVVLTGGEPLHHQLDALTAAIRRICSLPVHLETSGVDPLSGAPDWVTLSPKRHRPPRAEVLQACDELKVVVHEPADLLFAEVVATQAPQATWLLQPGWSSEAGQELATDMVRGNPRWRLSLQSHKWLGVR